In Carassius gibelio isolate Cgi1373 ecotype wild population from Czech Republic chromosome B20, carGib1.2-hapl.c, whole genome shotgun sequence, the following are encoded in one genomic region:
- the plg gene encoding plasminogen: MEVHKAVLLVCLFLFTDFLRCHSESTDVLEAYIKTDGAWIVKLPKSQYTAKTVEDCAIKCNKETSFTCRSFLYIEKDQDCVTLPANSKTDQILRRMSAALYEKKEYLLECVNGIGMDYRGTKSKTKSGKTCQRWEGIFPHVPNITPKTHPKADLESNFCRNPDGDQGGPWCYTTDPGKRWENCDIQDCTEECMQCSGENYRGKISTTASGFTCQRWDSQKPQNHGYIPSALPDKYLEENYCRNPDGEPKPWCFTTSPSKRWEACNIPRCTTEPPTIVPELTCASGEGSSYRGTIAVTISGKTCQEWSSQIPHKHARTSENYPCKGLDKNYCRNPDNERSPWCYTTDPETRWEYCSVPSCGDQPRPEEPVIPVGEECYEGDGTSYRGAMSETVSGKKCQFWTSMEPHRHSKTPQSFPKADLRRNLCRNPDGDRAPWCYTTDPSVRWEYCNIERCDSKLSTKEPPIKPTKLVPTDISQETDCKVGNGASYRGPTSTTITGVTCQAWSSMTPHQHASFTPESHPDKGLESNQCRNPDSDVNGPWCYTTDRNKKWDYCQIPDCDGMKCGQPAVKPKRCFGRIVGGCISKAHSWPWQISLRTRSKIHFCGGTLIDAQWVLTAAHCLERSESPSAYKIVLGIHTERANEASKQDRDVSKIIKGPAGTDIALLKLDRPALLNDKVLPACLPEKDYIVPSNTECYVTGWGETQGTGGEGFLKETGFPVIENKICNRASFLNGRVKEHEMCAGNIEGGTDSCQGDSGGPLVCYSQNTFVLQGVTSWGLGCANAMKPGVYTRVSKFVDWIERSIKEN; encoded by the exons AATTACCTAAGAGTCAATACACTGCAAAAACAGTGGAGGATTGTGCCATCAAGTGCAACAAAGAGACTTCTTTTACATGCAG GTCCTTTTTATACATCGAAAAAGATCAGGATTGTGTAACATTACCTGCCAATTCAAAAACTGATCAAATACTGCGAAGAATGAGTGCTGCCCTCTATGAGAAAAAGG AGTACTTACTGGAATGCGTGAATGGTATTGGCATGGACTACAGAGGTACAAAATCCAAGACAAAATCAGGAAAAACGTGTCAGCGATGGGAGGGAATTTTCCCCCATGTGCCAAA CATAACACCAAAGACACATCCAAAAGCTGACTTGGAGTCAAACTTTTGCCGAAACCCGGATGGAGATCAAGGGGGTCCCTGGTGCTATACCACAGATCCAGGGAAAAGATGGGAGAACTGCGATATCCAAGACTGCACAG AGGAATGCATGCAGTGCAGTGGAGAAAACTACAGAGGCAAGATCTCCACCACTGCTAGTGGATTTACCTGCCAGCGCTGGGACTCTCAGAAACCCCAGAACCATGGTTACATCCCTTCAGC CCTTCCTGATAAGTACTTGGAAGAGAACTATTGCAGGAACCCAGATGGAGAGCCCAAACCCTGGTGTTTTACCACTAGTCCATCTAAACGCTGGGAAGCTTGCAACATTCCTCGATGCA CAACTGAACCACCCACAATTGTACCAGAGCTTACCTGTGCAAGTGGAGAAGGTAGCTCTTACAGGGGTACCATTGCGGTGACAATATCAGGAAAAACTTGCCAGGAATGGTCATCCCAAATTCCCCACAAGCATGCTAGAACTTCAGAGAACTACCCATGCAA AGGCCTTGATAAGAACTACTGCAGAAACCCTGATAATGAAAGAAGTCCATGGTGTTACACCACAGATCCTGAGACCCGATGGGAGTACTGCAGTGTACCTAGTTGTGGAGATCAGCCTAGACCTG AGGAGCCTGTGATCCCTGTGGGTGAGGAATGTTATGAAGGTGATGGAACCTCTTACCGCGGTGCCATGTCAGAGACAGTCAGTGGAAAGAAATGTCAGTTCTGGACATCCATGGAACCTCATCGACATTCCAAAACACCTCAGAGTTTCCCAAAAGC AGATCTGAGACGGAACCTGTGCAGAAACCCAGATGGTGACCGAGCCCCTTGGTGTTACACCACAGATCCCTCAGTTCGTTGGGAGTACTGCAACATTGAGCGGTGTGACAGCAAGCTCAGCACAAAGGAACCCCCTATCAAACCAACTAAACTTGTCCCAACAGACATTTCTCAGGAAACAG ATTGCAAGGTTGGAAATGGAGCAAGTTACCGGGGTCCCACATCCACTACTATAACGGGAGTCACCTGCCAAGCATGGAGTTCTATGACCCCCCATCAGCATGCCAGTTTTACCCCTGAAAGCCACCCAGACAAGGGTCTAGAGTCGAAT CAATGCAGAAACCCAGACAGTGATGTGAATGGACCTTGGTGCTATACAACAGATCGAAATAAGAAGTGGGATTACTGTCAGATCCCAGACTGCG ATGGCATGAAATGTGGACAACCAGCAGTAAAACCCAAACGGTGCTTTGGGAGGATTGTTGGGGGATGTATTTCCAAAGCACACTCATGGCCTTGGCAGATCAGTCTTAGGACCAG AAGCAAAATTCATTTCTGTGGTGGAACGCTAATTGATGCCCAGTGGGTCCTAACTGCAGCTCACTGCCTAGAGAG GTCTGAGAGTCCATCTGCCTACAAGATCGTGCTTGGTATCCACACAGAGCGTGCAAATGAAGCATCAAAACAAGATCGAGATGTTTCTAAGATTATTAAGGGACCAGCTGGAACTGACATTGCTCTTCTCAAGTTGGACAG GCCTGCATTATTAAACGATAAGGTATTGCCAGCTTGCCTACCAGAAAAGGATTACATTGTGCCAAGCAATACTGAATGTTATGTAACAGGCTGGGGTGAGACACAGG GAACTGGTGGAGAAGGTTTCCTGAAAGAAACTGGCTTCCCTGTAATTGAGAACAAAATTTGCAACCGTGCATCATTTTTGAACGGCCGAGTGAAGGAGCATGAGATGTGTGCAGGAAACATAGAAGGTGGAACAGACAGTTGTCAG GGTGACAGCGGTGGGCCTCTCGTCTGCTACTCACAGAACACCTTCGTCCTTCAGGGAGTGACGTCATGGGGCCTTGGCTGTGCTAATGCCATGAAACCTGGAGTGTACACCCGCGTCTCCAAGTTTGTCGACTGGATAGAACGCAGCATAAAAGAAAACTGA